A window of Rufibacter sp. LB8 contains these coding sequences:
- a CDS encoding LytTR family DNA-binding domain-containing protein, translating into MNILLIEDEYLASEKLEAQLLRYDPSIRVVETIDSIRNAVKWFENNPAPDLAFLDIHLSDGNSFEIFQKVDVKCPIIFTTAYDEYAVKAFKVNSIDYLLKPISNEDLAAAMEKFKMLRQSQPAAAPALDMTQIMALLDRKGTSETPHYKNRFLVKSGQKIRSISTEEIAYFYAEDKIVFLITAAGQRFITDYTLDTLQELLDPDQFSRLNRQFIAHIHSIDEIHPYLKGRLKVYVKPTTDKEIIISSERAHAFKEWLGK; encoded by the coding sequence ATGAACATCCTCCTGATTGAAGACGAATACCTGGCCTCTGAGAAACTGGAAGCCCAGCTGCTGCGCTATGACCCCAGCATACGCGTGGTAGAGACCATTGACTCCATCAGGAACGCCGTAAAGTGGTTTGAGAACAACCCCGCCCCTGACCTGGCCTTTCTGGACATTCACCTCTCAGATGGCAACAGCTTTGAGATTTTCCAGAAGGTGGATGTGAAATGCCCCATCATCTTCACCACCGCCTATGATGAGTATGCCGTGAAGGCCTTTAAGGTGAACAGCATAGATTACCTGCTCAAACCCATCAGTAATGAAGACTTGGCCGCGGCCATGGAGAAGTTCAAGATGCTGCGCCAAAGTCAACCCGCCGCCGCGCCCGCCCTGGACATGACCCAGATCATGGCGCTGCTGGACCGCAAAGGAACGTCAGAAACACCGCACTACAAAAACCGGTTCCTGGTGAAAAGCGGGCAGAAGATTCGCTCCATCTCCACCGAGGAGATTGCCTATTTCTATGCCGAAGACAAGATTGTGTTCCTCATCACCGCCGCCGGGCAGCGCTTCATTACCGACTACACCCTGGACACCCTGCAGGAACTCCTGGACCCCGACCAGTTCAGCCGTCTCAACCGGCAGTTCATTGCCCACATCCATAGCATTGATGAGATTCACCCCTACCTCAAAGGCCGCCTGAAAGTCTACGTGAAACCCACCACTGACAAAGAGATTATCATCAGCAGTGAGCGCGCCCACGCGTTCAAGGAATGGTTAGGGAAATAG
- a CDS encoding sensor histidine kinase encodes MKRPFQVKHKKLLRYATNTGIAFLIFWTFFFIHRTGLQDFEGDDVFRLIYNSLMVNVILEGTRRIAKRLSKLYDWREYGLRRFIYEWIAVQSYILLVMVLFQVIPRLILGQVGSYNFTDAETIRDVKEVFVFGSIILLFVHFIRSGIYFYNQWHRYLVQSEKLKKETIKVQFESLKQQVNPHFLFNSLNALTSLIYKDQDMAAKFVEQLSKVYRYVLENKDKELVPLHTELDFIYSYLFLLKIRFRENLRVDITIPDHLLNHQVAPLTMQLLMENAIKHNIVSRDEPLFITVFIEDDYIIIKNNLQLRESREESTGVGLKNIINRYKYITDKKVDVEVTADNFIAKLPLLSNVA; translated from the coding sequence ATGAAAAGACCTTTCCAAGTTAAGCACAAAAAACTACTCCGGTATGCCACCAACACCGGCATTGCCTTCCTTATTTTCTGGACCTTCTTCTTCATCCACCGCACCGGCCTGCAAGATTTTGAGGGCGATGACGTGTTCCGGCTCATCTACAATTCCTTGATGGTGAACGTGATTCTGGAAGGCACCCGCCGCATTGCCAAACGCCTGAGCAAACTCTATGACTGGCGTGAATATGGCCTGCGTAGGTTTATCTATGAATGGATTGCCGTGCAGAGTTACATTTTGCTGGTGATGGTCTTGTTCCAGGTGATCCCGAGGCTCATTCTGGGGCAGGTGGGCTCTTACAACTTCACAGACGCCGAGACCATTAGAGATGTGAAAGAGGTCTTTGTGTTCGGGTCCATCATTCTGCTGTTTGTGCACTTTATTCGGTCTGGCATTTACTTTTACAACCAGTGGCACCGCTACCTAGTGCAGTCTGAGAAGCTCAAGAAAGAAACCATTAAGGTGCAGTTTGAGTCTTTAAAGCAGCAAGTGAACCCGCATTTTCTGTTCAACAGTTTGAACGCGCTTACCTCGCTTATCTACAAAGACCAGGACATGGCGGCCAAGTTTGTGGAGCAGCTCTCCAAGGTGTACCGCTACGTGCTGGAAAACAAAGACAAGGAACTGGTGCCGCTGCACACTGAGCTGGATTTCATTTACAGCTACCTGTTCCTGCTTAAAATCCGGTTCCGCGAAAACCTGCGTGTGGACATTACCATTCCAGACCATTTGCTTAACCACCAGGTGGCGCCGCTCACCATGCAGTTGCTCATGGAAAACGCCATCAAGCACAACATTGTGAGTAGAGACGAGCCTCTGTTCATCACTGTGTTCATTGAAGACGACTACATCATCATCAAAAACAACCTGCAGCTGCGCGAAAGCCGCGAGGAATCTACCGGCGTGGGCCTCAAGAACATCATCAACCGCTACAAATACATCACAGATAAAAAAGTGGACGTGGAGGTGACCGCAGACAATTTCATTGCTAAATTACCGCTCTTAAGCAACGTTGCGTAA
- the sugE gene encoding quaternary ammonium compound efflux SMR transporter SugE — MTSAWFYLIAAGICEIGWAIGLKYTEGFTKIGASVATVVVMILSFVLLAQAMKTLPLGTAYASWTGIGAVGTAIFGIILFNEPKDLVRLLCIGLIIAGVLGLKFLSK, encoded by the coding sequence ATGACTTCTGCCTGGTTTTACCTCATTGCCGCCGGCATCTGCGAGATTGGTTGGGCCATAGGCTTGAAATACACCGAAGGCTTCACCAAAATTGGGGCCAGCGTGGCCACCGTAGTAGTCATGATTTTGAGTTTTGTGCTGCTGGCCCAGGCCATGAAAACCTTGCCGCTGGGCACCGCTTACGCCTCCTGGACCGGCATTGGCGCCGTGGGCACCGCCATCTTCGGCATCATTCTCTTCAATGAACCCAAAGACCTGGTGCGCCTGCTGTGCATTGGCTTGATCATCGCCGGCGTGCTAGGCCTTAAATTCTTGTCAAAGTAA
- a CDS encoding UDP-2,3-diacylglucosamine diphosphatase → MTTQTEPLPYGKKVYFASDFHLGVPTPEKSLAREKKIVRWLDQVKADAHAIYLLGDIFDFWFEYKHAIPRGFIRLQGKLAEISDSGIPIYLFTGNHDMWMFDYFPKELNIPVHKKPISTQIGNHTFYIGHGDGLGPKDHTYKVLKKVFASPLSQWLFARIHPNMGIGLASFWSRRSRIQNTKTDEVFLGDDEWLVHYCERVEQRQHHDFYVFGHRHLPLDLPIGANSRYLNLGEWVNFCSYAVYDGQQLTLTYFEQENA, encoded by the coding sequence ATGACCACACAGACTGAGCCCCTGCCGTACGGTAAGAAAGTGTATTTCGCCTCAGACTTTCACTTGGGCGTGCCCACGCCGGAGAAAAGCCTGGCGCGCGAAAAGAAAATTGTGCGGTGGCTGGACCAGGTGAAAGCAGACGCCCACGCCATTTACCTGCTGGGTGATATCTTCGATTTCTGGTTTGAGTACAAGCACGCCATTCCGCGCGGGTTCATCAGGCTGCAAGGCAAACTTGCCGAAATCTCAGACAGCGGCATACCCATTTACCTCTTCACGGGCAACCATGACATGTGGATGTTTGACTACTTCCCCAAGGAGCTCAACATACCCGTGCACAAAAAACCCATCTCCACCCAAATTGGCAACCACACGTTTTACATAGGCCACGGCGATGGCCTGGGACCCAAAGACCATACTTACAAGGTGCTCAAAAAAGTCTTCGCCAGCCCCTTGAGCCAGTGGTTGTTTGCGCGTATTCATCCCAACATGGGCATTGGGTTGGCCAGCTTTTGGTCACGGCGCAGCCGCATACAGAACACCAAGACCGATGAAGTTTTTTTAGGCGATGACGAGTGGCTGGTGCATTACTGTGAGCGCGTGGAGCAACGCCAACACCATGACTTCTACGTGTTCGGGCACCGGCATTTGCCTCTGGATTTACCTATTGGTGCCAACAGCCGATACTTAAACTTGGGAGAATGGGTCAATTTTTGCTCCTACGCCGTGTATGATGGCCAGCAACTCACTCTTACCTATTTTGAGCAGGAAAATGCCTAG
- a CDS encoding LUD domain-containing protein, whose translation MYEAKSKEIVLRKVREALAKSAPFLPPTPDFSTSVYGPLLEDLSVQFAETFIRNAGVFVYCEHEEDFFDQLFTFKQERGLDNLYVWEPALKKILHAAGINFNGTEENFIGHAEAALTTCEALVARTGSILVSSANASGRRLSVYPAMHLVVAKLSQMVPDIKQGLEFVQKKYDKRLPSMISLVSGPSRTADIEKTLVMGAHGPKELILFLIDDHTD comes from the coding sequence ATGTACGAAGCCAAATCCAAAGAGATTGTGCTCCGCAAGGTAAGAGAGGCGCTGGCAAAGTCAGCGCCTTTTCTGCCTCCTACCCCAGACTTCAGCACTAGTGTGTACGGCCCGCTACTGGAAGACCTATCGGTGCAGTTTGCCGAGACGTTCATCCGGAATGCGGGGGTGTTTGTGTACTGCGAGCACGAGGAGGATTTCTTTGACCAGCTCTTCACCTTTAAGCAGGAACGCGGTTTAGACAACCTGTACGTGTGGGAACCGGCCCTCAAAAAAATTCTGCACGCGGCGGGCATCAACTTCAACGGCACCGAGGAGAATTTTATAGGCCACGCCGAAGCCGCGCTAACTACCTGTGAGGCGTTGGTGGCCAGAACGGGCAGTATTCTGGTGTCATCGGCCAATGCCAGCGGCAGGAGATTGTCGGTGTACCCGGCCATGCATTTGGTAGTGGCCAAGCTGTCACAGATGGTACCAGATATTAAACAGGGCCTGGAGTTCGTTCAGAAGAAATATGACAAGCGGTTGCCGTCCATGATTTCCCTGGTGAGCGGCCCCAGCCGTACCGCTGATATTGAGAAAACCTTGGTGATGGGTGCCCACGGCCCCAAAGAATTAATCCTTTTCCTGATTGATGACCACACAGACTGA